ATGAGGATAGCTTTGTTCTTGTGAACCACAGCTTCCTGCAGAGTCCTCCAGAGATACAGATTTGTATGAGAGCACTTCTTGACCATCTGCTTTCTACTCATTAGTATCCTACTTCTAAGAGAATACCTGGAAGGGAAATTTTGCTCTAATAACCAAAGATTTTGGGTCCCctgaaaatttgcttttaaaatgctcAACCTTTGTTTAGGAAACTATTTATTATAGCTTGCATTtgttatatgtgtttatatatattataaacaaagTAACATTTATTTTGCTAGTGATTCTAGCATCTCTATCATTCAACACTCTCATAAGATTTAAAGTATCTCaagatgtagggatccctgggtggctcagcagtttagcacctgcctttggcccagggtgtgattctggagtcccgggattgagtcccacatcgggctccctgcgtggaacctgcttctccctctgcttgtatctctacctctctctctctctctctgtgtgtgtctctcatgaataaataaataaaatctttaaaaaaataaataaaaaaaataaagtatctcaaGATGAGAAATacctggctatttttttttaataggactGAAGTACCATCATCAACTTCAAATTCTCCATAGTCTTTTAGACACCGCACCTGAAAAGAAAAACTGTGTTttatctaaataatttttaatatgtagtCACCATAAAGTAAATAGGGGTTATAAAAGTACCCACAGTACAAATACTAGGCTTTCTGCCTGTCTATTCCATCTCTGTGtacctgggcctgggcctccttACTGAGGTACTGATTGTCCTGTTTGGATGGTGAGGAAGAAGAATGGCAGGATCTCcaaatgtatgtgtatgttcGTGTCAACAGCAAGGAGACTCAGGGAGCTGGTGGGGGAAGACAGTGTCACGTACTGTGTTCCCTCTGCAAATCCTGATCAAAATATGTACTTACTAAAAGAGAATGCTTTAGATCGACTCCAATTTGCCTCTTAGAGATTCTTCTATAAACTATCAGTATCTGAGATTAGGACACAGGTAAGTTTCCacaatttctgttttaaagagattcatccagggatgcctgggtggctcagtggttgattgtctgcctttggctcagggcataatccagagtcccgggatcgagtcccacatcaggctttctagatggagcctgcttctccctctgctggtgtctctgccgctttctctttgtgtctctcatgaataaataaataaaatcttaaaaaaaaaaaaaagattcatccaATTTCCTTAAATATTCAAGTTCTTTCCCAGGAATACATAGAAGTATATCATGGAAGAACAGATGCAAACACGTCATAAGAATCAAGAGAAGTTCTTGGTTGAAGGTGGGAAGGGTCGAAGGCAGCCTTCTGGTAACCACTTGTTACCAGCCAAGATCACTGACAGCCTTTGGCTCTCAGGCTGCCACAGGACACCAGAGGGGCAAGCTTCCAGTCCCATGGGAACTCAGGACAGGAGTTGGTGCCCCAGGGCTTGCACTGGTATGAGTGAAGCCAACCCAACAGTAAGTTCCGGTTTTCTACTCTTCCTAGGTAATTTCATGTCCTATGACACCTCTGGAATCTTAACATGACCTCCAAGGGTATTCTTAGTTCAAGAAATACCACTTAAGAAAAATCCCACCACTACTACCACCTTTTTGCTTCttgataataaataatactaattaaGAATCATTAATAATCAaggattattattaataatatagaCTTTAATTATGGGCAATCTCAAACACTCCAAAACTGGCTTCAACAAGTATCAACATGTGGCCAGCCTACTTCTGGATTATTCTGAAGCAAATCCTACACACCATTTCAACTATATTTTGGTATCTATTTCTACAAAATAAGAtctcttatatttaattttttagaggtttattaattttattctttgttcataaagaatcagcttttggtttcactgaatttttttttttttttagtttttattttaattctaggtAGTGTTATGTTACTTTCAGGtataagattcttttttaagaaacataatCGTAATACTGTTATCAcatcttaataatttatttactatCATGAAATATCCAGTTAGTATCCACAGTCCctcctttgtttctttaaagcTGCCATGTTACATCAGAATCCAACAAAAGCTACACAGACACATTTCTGACAGGTCTCCATGTCTTTTAATCTATGCAGTagttttctccctttgcccccttccCCTTGGCAATGTATTGCTAAATAAAATGGGTACTTTGGGAGTTTCCCACAAACTAGATTTTCTTCTGGGTCCTTGTGGGATCACTTAACATGTTCCTATACACTGAAGTTACATCTAGAGGCTACATCAAATCAGGTTTGATTTTCTGACAAAGGGTGTTATACACTTCCTCTTGCAAGACCTCATGAAGCACAAAATGTCTGACTGTTCCTTTCTGGATGTTAAGATTGATCAGTAGGTCTAGGTGTTACCTGTACCCATCCATAAACCTCACCATTATCTCCATTAACTTTTTACCTACCTACTGGTTTTAGAATCTATTTGCCTCCATGAGTTATGGCTACAAAACGGCATTAATTAACTTCTTTTATTCCTACTGCATTTGTAAGCTGGAATTCTTCTATTAAGAAGAAATTTCCCTTGTAAACAACTTGGTTACCCTGAGATACAGTTTGTACAGTAAAAGCCGACGGATGCCTGATCCCATACTTTTTATTCACTGCTTTTCAGAATAGCTGCATCCCTCATTATTCTCTAAGGGGGACCAAAAAGATTTTTCTTACGTTGTTATTATTTGGTCTCATTATGCATTCATGCTTTCGACATAACCAATGTGATTCGATTCACTGCTCCCACTTACTTGGCACTCCCCACTGAAGTCCTTAATACTCAATACACTGTGCTTTCTAGGAAAACAAGTATTCCAAGCACAGCTTGTGCATTTTTATTTAGGATCTGGAATCAGCCTTTTATCTCCCCTCTAGTTAAGTCTGGTTTTCTTTAGTGGGAAATGGCATTAGACTCCAGAATTTGGATGCTTGTGGCTCTGGGCTGTTGGTGTTTCTAGGTCTGTCTAGTGGACACAGctaaaaaacacttttttgaaaagagagaTGATTCAACATGAGTCCATGCTGATTTTTCAAACTCCAGTTTGAGAATATAGGACTTTcatttaactttttcattttaatattcgAAACTCTAGTCCCTTATTTTGAAAATCTTGGCTCCTGGTACCACTACTTTTTTGCTTGATTTAGCAATATATAAACTGTTTCAAAATAACAGTAATAGTAACAGTAATATTATTACTCTTATTATCACTGatattattactaataatatGATTACTAAAAACAGGTTAAGATTTCTCTGTAACTCTTTTCATCCCTAGGACGTATCTACTAGGTATATACAatcaatttatgtattttaaagtaatttaaagtaATTCCTGTTTGACTAATCTACCAACTTGAAACATAGGttcatttctttcattgtgcTTTCAAAATCTGTGGGCTGGCTTTccgttttgttttaatttttaataatatgtaaaatatttacatagttcCAAATTTACAACTATTAAAAATATGCACACTGAGAAACCTTCTACCCTATTCACACCACCCCTTAGAGGTAGTATTTTTGGTTTGGAtatatgtttcctttctttcttaatgtgtattaatatatattcatatactctTCCCTCTTAGACAACAGTTTCTAAGCATAATCTatgcattaaagaaaaaatccattttctttcttttttcttttttttctaagattttatttttatttattcatgagagatgggggggggagagagggggagagagagagagagagagagagagagagagagagaggcagagacacaggcagagggagaagcaggctccatgcagggagctcaacatgggactcaatcccaggtccccaggatcatgccctggactgaaggtggcgctaaaccgttgagccacccaggctgccctaaagattttatttttaagtaacctctacaccccaCACAAGGCTCAaattcaccaccctgagattaagagccaCATGCCCTACCaattgagccaggcaggcacaccaagaaaaatctgtctttattttttattgttttaaaagattttatttatttattcatgagaggcagagacagagagagaaagagagagacggcggcactaaaccactgaaacACCAGGGCTGGCCGAAAAATCTGTCTTTACGGTATACTTACTTCTATATATAGGCTTTTCGGAGGTTTCATATCCTGCGTGATGTCCAAACCTTCGTCTCCTCCCAGTGACCTCATATAAGTAGCAAGGGACTTTTTATAATGATTGAACCACTCCACCTGTAAACATAAAGATGGTCATTTGACAAAGttataagaaaacaaacttgCAGAAATTGTATACTCATCCTTTCATAAACAGCACACTTCCCCACATAGATCATTACTGACCATGCACTCATTTAAATCAAGTATTACTGATTGCCTGCTATGAACAGCACTGGTCTGGGGATTTAGGATGGATCATTTAACAAAGTGAATAAAAATCTCTATTCTCACAGAAGTTACATCCTAGCATAATCACAGACCTAAGGAATATTCCAGCAGGTACAGAACCATGAAAAATACACCATTTCAGAATTATGATCTCTTCAAACTCTGCATTGGCAGattttctgaaaactataaaacctgCTGAGAAAaacacccaaatgtccatcaactgatgagtggatatgtctatctgtacaatggaatatcattcagccatatatcaatattattcagccatatatCAATGAAGTTCTGGTACATGTCAACACATagatgaactttaaaaatatgctaagtgaaaggcacaaaaggccacatattgcgtgattccacttaaatgaaaAATCTAATATGTAAATCTATATATACagagagggacatctgggtggctcagtggttgagcatctgcctttggctcagggcatgatcccagagtccctggatcgggtcccacatcaggctccctgcatggagcctgcttctccctctgcctgtgtttctgcctctctctctctgtgtctcatgaataaataaataaaatcttaaaaaaaaaatctatatacagAGAAAGTAGATTATTAGCTTTCAGGGGCTAGGAAGAGGGGAAAGGATATGGAGTAACTGATAATGGACACAAGGTTTTTTTTGGGAATGATGAAATATTCTGGAATAAGATGATGGTAATAGATGTACAACTCTGAATGTACAAAAAAACCAGagttgtatacttaaaaaaattttttttaaagatttttatttatttatgagagacacacagagagagaggcagagacacaggcagagcgagaagcaggctccatgcagggagcccgatgtgggacttgatcccaggtctccaggatcaaacccggggccaaaggcagtgctaaaccgctgggctacccgGGCTTCCCGAGCTGTATACTTTAGAAGTGTAAACTTGATGGTACagaaattatatctcagtaaatctgttactttttcattgttgagagatattaaagacctaaatatatggAGGGATATACCACATTCATGATTCAGTATTATAATAATATCAACTCACCTATGGATTCAATttaatctcaattaaaaaaaaaaaacagtagaacctGACTGagtctaaaatttacatggaaaggcaaagggacaaaaatatttgagacacttaaaaaagaacaagatggCAAGACTTACACAAGACTTACAATAAAGttacaataattaaaacagtgtaaaaaaaaaaaaataaaacagtgtagAATTGGTGAGAGGATAGATTaagagaatagaagagaaagtTCCCTATCCCAAATCCTGATATATTGACACTCAATTTACGACAAAAGTGGTACCACACATAGAGCAATGGGGAAAGGAGGACCTTTTCAATTAAGTGGTAGTGGATCATCTCCAtatctatatttaaaatgcaacttGACATTATACACAGACATCAATGCCAGTACCATAGATCTTCTCATGAAAGGTACAGCAATACAGCTCCTAAAAGACTACACAGAAAAATGTCTTCATAACCTCATTAGAAAGTGTATGTGtacgtgcgtgtgcatgtgcatgtgtccCTGGGTTCAATAATGCACCTGAATGACTCACAGAACTGGAGAGCAATACACTTACAATCACAATTTTACCATAGTGAAAGGGTAAGAATCAGAACCAATCGAAGGAAGACACAGGGTGAGATCTGGGAAGGTACTACAGGGTAGCCCCAAGATGGGCCAGTTTGGCATAAAGACTGTTTTGaattaaaaagcaatcaaaacccagcagattcaggaaaagctctttacctccctTACAAATGCCTTAAAACAATTTAGAGGACTTGCTCTAGGAAAAGAGTGATCACCATAGACAACTACATTATACCACAAACAAGATAGACAGGAACCTAGCAAGGCCTGCTTACTCAAagtcctctctttctttcctttgaagtCCTAAACCTCTAACccttggggcacttggctggctcagctggtagagcatatgactcttgatctcaagagttttgagttcaagccccacattggacagagcttacattaaaaaaaaaaaaaaagtgtatatatatatatatatatatatatatatatatatatatatatatatacacatacacacacacacatcattttgCCCgtttttggaatttccatgtgTAGATTCCTTGTATGATGAAATATGATTTTCTCCTGTTGGTCTGTTTCAtgttggggcaccagggtggctcaatcagttaaaggtctgactcttgattttgactgtcatgatctcaggatggtgagatccaGTCCCTGTGCACAGGGactgcttgagatttcctctctctccctctcccctcctcccaactGTGCAAGGGCACGcactctctctaatgaataaataaataaggttttttaaaaaaaagtatcaagtCAATTGGATTCTTAGTCTGGCTAAAAGGACCTTGATGGGGACAGGATATTCTTGCTCCCTGACAGTAAGCAAACATGAAACTTCCAGTGTCCTCTCCCTAAGGAATCATGACACACTGACCTGGCACAATGATGTGTAACAATATATACAAAGTACTATCGACCAGGGAGGCTCACACAAGTTTTCGTGTCCAGAATTTTTACCAGGTGTTCATCACACAAGGATCATTGCTCAATCACTATCCATGTGACAGCTCCATCTCTAGCTCTCTGGAAGTTTGACTGACCTCAAGGGATTCAAAGCTCCAAACCTAAGATAGCAAGAACCCTCAAGTTTGAAGCCAGTGAATTAGAAGGGGGGTAGCCCTGGGAACCCCCAAACCTGCGGTTGGTGTCTGCAGTTAAGGGCAGTCTTAGCCTGTGAGGTTTATTTAGTCAAACTCTAGATAGTATCGAAGTCATCGCAAGCCTGTAGTAGGTATTACCATCCTCATTCTGTAAATGAGGAAATGCAGGCATAGAGAGAACtcaagtcacttgcccaagattaGACAGTGGCAGAAACAACATAGGAACCCAAGTTCATGTGACTCTAGGCCTATGTCCTTAAATTCTGGGCTAGCTTTGAGCCTTAGTGACTAGACAaatgaagaggtttttttttaaatgatataatttttttcatttaaattcaattaattacatactgtattataagtttcagaggtagagttcagtgattcatcagtcttctataatacccagtgcttattacatcacatgccctccttaatgtccatcacccaattagtCCAttttcccatccccctcccctccaccaactatcagtttgtttgttaagagtctcttatggtttgtcttcctctctgatcttAGCTTGCTTTAGTTTTCCCTCCCTACCCGTAcgatcctgttttcttttttttttttttttaaggttttatttatttatttattcatgagagacacagagagaggcacagacacagagggagaagcaagctccatgcagggagcctgacatgggactcgatccaggaactccagggtcatagcctgggccgaaggcaggtgctaaaaccactgagccacccaggtgtcccagttttgtttcttaaattccacatgagtgagatcatagaataattgtttctctgattgacttactttgcttagcataataccctctagttccatccacaatGTTGCAAATGagaagatgtcatttttttttctatgtctgagtagtattccatttttgCATTCATGCTCTTCAGgggtattggtctgtaattctcctttttggtggggtctttgtttggttttgagatcaaggtaGAGCTGGCCTCATAgactttggaagttttccttccatttctataaaacaacagaatatgcattcttctcgagtgcatatggaacattctccagaatagatcatacactgggtcacaaatcaggtctcaaccagtaccaaaagactgggaccatttcctgcatattttcagactaaaatgctttcaaacacaagaggaaatttggaaagaactctaatacatggaggttaaacaacatgctactgaacaacgaATGGGTCAACCTGGAAATTTaaggaggaattttaaaaatttatgtaaaccaatgaaaatgaaaacacaactgttcagaCAGatcctttgggatacagcaaaggtggtcctaagaggcaAGTATACAGCAATATAGGCCTTacttaagaaatgagaaaaatacacaaCGCAATGTGGCAACTAAagcagctggagaaagaacagcaaataaagcctaaacccagcaggaaaagagaaataacaaagattagcacagaaataaatgaaatagaaaccaaaagaagagtagaacagatcaatgaaattagaagctggttctttgaaagaattaataagattgataaacccctggccagacttatcaaaaagaaaggacctaaattaatataataat
The Canis aureus isolate CA01 chromosome 22, VMU_Caureus_v.1.0, whole genome shotgun sequence genome window above contains:
- the GINS1 gene encoding DNA replication complex GINS protein PSF1 isoform X6 produces the protein MFCEKAMELVRELHRAPEGQLPAFNVEWFNHYKKSLATYMRSLGGDEGLDITQDMKPPKSLYIEVRCLKDYGEFEVDDGTSVLLKKNSQHFLPRWKCEQLVRQGVLEHVLS